A region of the Edaphobacter lichenicola genome:
GTCTTCTTCCTCGATCTATAGTCGACCATCCGCTGACTTCAATGACCGTGTTGGCGAGCTCGAGATGGAGAACGCTCGTCTTCATCGGCTGGTCGCAGAGCTTTTGATCAAGAACCAGCAGCTCCGCAGATCGGACTAACCGGCGCGCAGGCGTTACTTCGACGAAGAACGTGAACCCATAGGTGCGCATGCGGACTCAAGGTACCGCTTAGTGGATGTTCACTTTCTGCTTCGAATGTCTGTATAGTTTCAAGAAGATCGCATTTATGCAGCCGTTCAACACAGGTCCGTCGCAGTTTTGAACAGGTTACCTCTCGAACGCTGCAAAGATACTATAGAGATGTTGTAGCCATCATGACTCAAGCAGCGTGCCTATTTGACACTACCCTGACTCTTATAGGATTCGCCTCATGGGGCGGGGTCCGAGAGTGAGATGCCGTGTCTTTTATGAATCGCTTTTCCTGAACCGATACTCTATCCAGTAAAAGGTTTGTTCAAACTCAAGGAGACATATGCAAGTTAGAAAACTAAGATCTTTCATTTTGGCGTCTGCGCTCGCCGTATCCACTTCAGCCAGCTTTGCCCTCGCTCAGGATAGCGCCGGTCACGATCTGAAGGCTGCGGGAACCGACACCAAAGACGCAACCAAAGATACAGGCCACGCCATCGCCAAGGGATCCGAGAAGACCGCCTCCGGCACGAAGAAGGTCTACCACAAGACCGTCAGCGGGACGAAGACAGCGGCCGATAAGACAGCTGATGGAACCAAGACCGTTGGCAAAGATATCGGTCATGGCACCAAGGCTGCGGCCAAGGACACGGCCCACGGAACCGAGAAGGTCGGCGATAAGATCGCGGGTAAGCCTACTCCGCAGTAGTATCCCACGCGGCTATAGAGCTACCTCTTTGAGCCTCTGCTTTGTTGGCGGGGGTCAGAGAGGTGCGTCTCAATTTGCTCTATATCTTCCATCTGAGATCCGCTTCGGCCACACTACCGTTGTTGCCAGCGCTACGAGAGCTACCCAGTAGAGATCCGCTCCCAGCAGATGCAGAATCTGCATCCATACGGGAGCCAGCAGCAGGACGTCCGCGAGTCCGAGCGCGAACTGGAAGCAGAGGAGAGACAGCACAACTCCGGCGACGCGTCCTGCACCTGCGCGTCTGGCCTGCGCCACGAGCCAGAGCACGAATGCTGCTGCAATCACAGCGCTGACCGGGTGTACGCCTCGCAGCCGCAGGAGCCAGGGCGAGTTTGGTGCAAAGTCCTGAGCGAACGCCGCGCGCAACGAAGAAGCAGGGAACAAGGTATCTCCCAATGCCGCGAGCGACCCGCTAACGCCGACGATCAGCGTGGCCCCAAGCCCCAGGAGTGCCCACAGTTTTCTTGCTCCGCTTCCGCTGAGTTCAGTCCATCGCTGTCCTGTCCCGAGAAGCCGGGCAGTAAGGGTCAACGCGGCGAGAAGCAGCAGAGTATTGCTGAGGTGAATGGAGAGCACCACCACTCGCCCCATAGACTGATTGCCGGTCACGTACCCCAGCTTCACCAGCAGCGCACCGAGGAACGCCTCGTTCAACAGCAAGACCATGGACACGACGGCGAGAGTTCGTGCTGCCTGCCCTTTGAGGGTTCCGCGAAACGTCCAGATCAGTAGCCCAACGACGAGAAATGTCGAACCGCCGGTCATGCACCGATGGGTGAACTCAATGATGGTGTCGATGCGCGGCGACAGCGGAATCACTTGTCCATTGCAGAGCGGCCAGTGGTTTCCACATCCGGCGCCAGACCCGGTGGCCCGAACCAGTGCTCCCCAGAGGATCACCAACACGTTATAGCCGACCACGACCCAGGCAAACCGCACCAGCGCTCGAGAGGTCTCGAGCCTCGTCGTTGTCGAACCGTCCGGCGTCTTTACCGCTCCAGCCGTAGCCATATCACTATTCTACCCAGCTTTGACTCCGCTGTTTTCAAAGCGTGGCGCTGCGCTTCTTTGCCGGGGAGGAGATAGGACTAGCCGTTTGCCAACTCCTTCGCCCGCTGGGTCGCTCGCTTTACTGCTTTGATCAGAGTTACGCGGAGGCCACCCTCTTCGAGTTCCAGAATGCCGTCTACCGTACATCCGGCGGGGGTGGTCACGGCGTCCTTGAGTAGCGCAGGATGATATCCCGTCTCGAGCACCATCCTGGCGGAGCCTAGTGTCGTCTGTGCCGCGAGCAGCGTCGCTACATCGCGCGGCAGCCCTACGTTCACGCCGGCTTCGGCGAGGGCCTCGATAATGATGTAGAGGAATGCCGGCCCCGAGCCTGAGAGGCCAGTGACCGCATCCATGTGCTTCTCATCGACGACGACCGTTCGGCCGACCGTCTGGAAGATCTTCTGCGCTACCGCCATCTGCTCCGCCGAGACGAAACGGCCGCTGCAGAGAGCCGTAATACCCGCAGCCAGCATCGCTGGGGTGTTCGGCATCGCGCGGATCACAGCAAGTTCGCATCCTGCGCCCTCTTCGATACTTCGAGTCTTTACAGAGGCCGCAAACGACAGCACGGTCTTCTTCGGAGTCAGCGCCGGCCTGATCTCTTCGATCAGCGCAGGGACTTGTGTGGGTTTTACTCCGAGCAGAATCACATCTGCCTGCTGCGCTGCTGCAAGATTATCTGTCGTCACCTCGACGCCAAACTGCGCCGACAATGCCTGCGCTCGCTCGGCATGCTGGACCGTAGCAAAGATCTGCTCCGGTGCAAGCAGGTTGTTCTTCAAGAAGGCCTGCAGCAGAATGCCGCCCATCTTCCCTGCGCCCAATACTGCGACCCGCAACCCCGGCATTACCGGAGCCGAAACCATCACTTCATAGCTCTCGCTCATCCCCAAAGGCTATCAGAGTGGGCTTTTTCTACGCAGCTACTTCTTCTGCGCAGCGATCCAGGCATCGACGCGCTGCTCCAGTACGTCCATCGGCAGTGCGCCGGAGTCGAGTACCTCATCGTGAAACGCCTTGATGTCGAACTTCGGGCCCAGCGCCGTCTTCGCGCGCTCCCGCAGCTCGAGGATCTTCAACTGCCCCATCTTGTAGCCCAGCGCCTGCGCCGGCCATGCAATGTAGCGATCGACCTCAGCCTGGATGTTGGTCTCGTCGATGGCGGAGTGATCGTGGAAGTAGCCGACCATCTGCTGGCGCGTCCAGTGCTCGGAGTGCACGCCGGTGTCGACGACCAGCCGGATCGCGCGCCAGATGTCGGCTTCGAGCCTTCCGTAGTCGCTGTAGGGGTCCTTGTAGAACCCGACGTCCTTGCCGAGCCGTTCGCTATAGAGGCCCCAGCCTTCGGTGTAGGCCGTGTAGTAGGTGTACTTTCTAAACTCCGGAATGCCGGTAAGCTCCTGCGCGATTGAGATCTGAAGATGGTGTCCGGGAATCCCTTCGTGATAGGAGACTGCTTCGACGGGGGCCAGCGAGCGCTCCGAGAAGTTGTACTCGTTCACATAGACCCGGCCGGGCCTGCTGCCATCGGGCGTGCCATTGTCGTAGTAGGCAGCTGACTGATCTTTTTCCATGTACACGGGTACGGGGACGATCTCCAATGGAGCCCTCGGGAGACGGCCGAACAGATCAGGCAGCTTCGGCTTCATGCCGGCGATGTACCCTTTGTAGTCCTCGATCAGGGCTTCGGGAGAGGCTGGATGTTCCTTCGGATTTGTCTTGAGCGCTGCGCTGAAGCTCTTGATGTCAGAGAAGCCAAGGCTCTTCACGATGGCCAGCATCTCGGTCTCGTCGCGCTTCACCTCGTCGAGTCCGATCTGATGGATCTCCGCGGCGGACTTGCTCAACGTGGTGCTCTGTCGAATGCGAAAGGTATAGTAAGCCTCACCATCCGGCAGCGCGGAGGCACCAATCTCTTTGCGAGATTTCGGAATGTACTCGGCCTTCAGGAATCCGGCAAAGCGTTTGTAGGATGGCAGGACGTCGGTGGAGATAGCATCAAGCATCTCCGATGAAATCCGCTTCTGCTCTGCCTCGCTTACCGTCTTGGGGAATTTCTTGAGAGGCTGCGCAAACGGGCTCTCCTCCGGCTTCTGATTCGCCAAGGCCAGAGTCTGCACCAGCACCTTCTCCATCAGATACTGCACCTGAACGCGGCCTTCGTCGGCTCCAAGCTGCATGTTGGTCATGATCTGCGAGAAGGCATTGGGAACTTTTTTGAGCCGCGTGATGTAGTCGTCGTAGTCTTTGACC
Encoded here:
- the proC gene encoding pyrroline-5-carboxylate reductase, with amino-acid sequence MSESYEVMVSAPVMPGLRVAVLGAGKMGGILLQAFLKNNLLAPEQIFATVQHAERAQALSAQFGVEVTTDNLAAAQQADVILLGVKPTQVPALIEEIRPALTPKKTVLSFAASVKTRSIEEGAGCELAVIRAMPNTPAMLAAGITALCSGRFVSAEQMAVAQKIFQTVGRTVVVDEKHMDAVTGLSGSGPAFLYIIIEALAEAGVNVGLPRDVATLLAAQTTLGSARMVLETGYHPALLKDAVTTPAGCTVDGILELEEGGLRVTLIKAVKRATQRAKELANG
- a CDS encoding DUF885 domain-containing protein, which produces MTRLWRSRASGWVLVCCFCVTPKVVQGQSTATAPVATSAAAPSKALSALFTQIWEDRLKRSPEFASSIGDKRYNDQLTDYSTQALNAALARGRDHIQKLSEIDTTGLTDQEKLSADLMLRQLIEQQEAAKFKEWEMPVNQFYGFHTELPQLPDRLQFDSVKDYDDYITRLKKVPNAFSQIMTNMQLGADEGRVQVQYLMEKVLVQTLALANQKPEESPFAQPLKKFPKTVSEAEQKRISSEMLDAISTDVLPSYKRFAGFLKAEYIPKSRKEIGASALPDGEAYYTFRIRQSTTLSKSAAEIHQIGLDEVKRDETEMLAIVKSLGFSDIKSFSAALKTNPKEHPASPEALIEDYKGYIAGMKPKLPDLFGRLPRAPLEIVPVPVYMEKDQSAAYYDNGTPDGSRPGRVYVNEYNFSERSLAPVEAVSYHEGIPGHHLQISIAQELTGIPEFRKYTYYTAYTEGWGLYSERLGKDVGFYKDPYSDYGRLEADIWRAIRLVVDTGVHSEHWTRQQMVGYFHDHSAIDETNIQAEVDRYIAWPAQALGYKMGQLKILELRERAKTALGPKFDIKAFHDEVLDSGALPMDVLEQRVDAWIAAQKK
- a CDS encoding COX15/CtaA family protein, which translates into the protein MATAGAVKTPDGSTTTRLETSRALVRFAWVVVGYNVLVILWGALVRATGSGAGCGNHWPLCNGQVIPLSPRIDTIIEFTHRCMTGGSTFLVVGLLIWTFRGTLKGQAARTLAVVSMVLLLNEAFLGALLVKLGYVTGNQSMGRVVVLSIHLSNTLLLLAALTLTARLLGTGQRWTELSGSGARKLWALLGLGATLIVGVSGSLAALGDTLFPASSLRAAFAQDFAPNSPWLLRLRGVHPVSAVIAAAFVLWLVAQARRAGAGRVAGVVLSLLCFQFALGLADVLLLAPVWMQILHLLGADLYWVALVALATTVVWPKRISDGRYRAN